Genomic DNA from Candidatus Sulfurimonas marisnigri:
AGCTTGATGCTAGTACAAAAGCATTTAGCCATAAAACTACACAATAAATTTAAAAGAAATGAGAAAACAATATTGAGCAAACATGTAGTAATTATAGGTGGTGGATATGGTGGTCTTCGTGCCATAGAGTTTTTAGATAAATATGAAGATGTAAAGTTAACACTAATTGACAAAAATCCATATCACTATCTTCAAACTGAAGCTTATGGATATGTAGCTGGAAGGTTTAATATGCATGACATTGCTATTAATCTCAGCAGTTGGTGTAGTGGCTTTAAAGAGAAAGTTCGTTTCATACACAAAGAAGTGACAACAATCGACTTCCAAAAGCAGAATATAGATTTAGAGAATATGGAAATAGCTTATGACTATCTAATAATTGCAACAGGTGCTCAGACTAACTTTTTTTCATTTATAGATGGACTAAAAGAGCATAGTTATGGCGTTAAAAATCTAAAAAGAGCCTATTCATTCAGACAAAAATTTGAAGATATAATATATAAAAAACTACTAAATACAAAAGACACAAATGATGGTGAAGTAAATATCGTTATTGGCGGTGCCGGACTAAGTGGAGTTGAGATTGCTGCTGAAATGGCACATGTTATTGATGTTCACAGCAAAACAATTGGTGAAGCGGCAAAAGACATTAAAATATATCTTGTTGATGCAAGTGAAACCATACTTCCTGGTATGGGCAAATATACTATCTCTCATACAAAAAAAAGATTAGAAAAACTAGATGTAATAATTCTTACAAATACTTTCATAAACAATCTTGACGACTCGTATATATACTTTAGAGATGGTCAAAAACTGAACTACTCTTTCATGGTTTTTACTGGGGGAATTAAAGCAACCAAGCTAAACACTACAATCAATCATGACAAAAATAGAGTTGATCAACTTATCCCAGATTCAGAGCTAAATATACAAGGTAAAAAGAATGTGTTTGCTTTAGGTGATTGCGTAGAGCTTAGAGATAGAAATGGCAATATACTTCCACCCACAGCACAAATAGCGGAAAAAAGTGCCGAGTATGTAGCAAAAACAATCAGAAAAA
This window encodes:
- a CDS encoding NAD(P)/FAD-dependent oxidoreductase → MLVQKHLAIKLHNKFKRNEKTILSKHVVIIGGGYGGLRAIEFLDKYEDVKLTLIDKNPYHYLQTEAYGYVAGRFNMHDIAINLSSWCSGFKEKVRFIHKEVTTIDFQKQNIDLENMEIAYDYLIIATGAQTNFFSFIDGLKEHSYGVKNLKRAYSFRQKFEDIIYKKLLNTKDTNDGEVNIVIGGAGLSGVEIAAEMAHVIDVHSKTIGEAAKDIKIYLVDASETILPGMGKYTISHTKKRLEKLDVIILTNTFINNLDDSYIYFRDGQKLNYSFMVFTGGIKATKLNTTINHDKNRVDQLIPDSELNIQGKKNVFALGDCVELRDRNGNILPPTAQIAEKSAEYVAKTIRKRIDGNKTKPFNGSVAGVFVALGGNYAVGEMFKFIKVKGYKAYLLKKAITSAYHFGLRLRINSGFKNRIKET